Genomic segment of Cytobacillus suaedae:
AGCTGGAAGATTGTTCATTAACTTTTCCCATACTTCATTTAGTATATGCTCGTAAGAAGAGTGAATAAAGGGTCCCCAGATTTCTGCTGTCTTGCTCTCAAGGTCTACATCAAATCCAACGACACCCAACATCTCTCCTTCATCATTAAACGCAATGATGAAACTATCTTCAAAGGGTACATCGATATAGTCGTGTCGTAACGAATGCACAATTTCTTCTATTTCTTTTCCACAATAGCCAATATGCGATTCTTCTATATTATTGTAAGTCGCAATGAAATTTGCAACTGGCATTATTTCATCGTTGTGAGCTTGTCTAAAATGTGCGATTGTATTCCCCTCGTTTCAATCGATCATCTCTAATTTTCTCTCAAAAATTATTTCATATTCCCTAGGCAATCCATGGCCGTTATATTTCGTTGGCAAAACTTGTACAAGTCTCCACCCATCTTTTGCATGCTCCATGATGGTTTCTCTTTGGCTCGCCTCTGTAAAAAAGCCACCTAGTGTTGTCTCAACAAACTTATATTCGTACATTGTTAACCTACCTCCTCTATTTTTTATATTCTCGACTAACTAAAAATCCCCTTTTAAAAATTAGAAAAAAGAAGGTTTTTTTAAAAAAAATATCGAATCATTGATAAGAATTAAACTTCATAGATTTAGAGAGGTAACAAAAAAGTGATTATATTAAATGAGATAACAAAAGAGAATTGGTTTAAGATTATTCAACTGAGTAGTGCTGAGGATCAAAAAAACAAAATTTTCGAAAGAGATATTGCCTCTAATTGCTTATCTCTTACACAAGCAAGTATCGAAGGAACATGGACGGTTAAGGCAATCTACGATGAGGATACACCAGTAGGATTTACGATGTATGGATACTCTGAGGAGCTCTCTGGGTATGAGATTTGCAGAATAATGATTGACTACAGACACCAGGGCAAGGGTTTTGGAAAGCAAGCACTCAAACTTGTTATCGATAATATGATTAAACAGTTCGATTGTGCTGAGATTTTATTAACTTTCCACCCTGGAAACGAGAAGGCAAAAAAACTATACGAATCAGTAGGCTTTAAAGATACTGGCAAAGTGATTAATCAATTTGTTGATGAGCTAATCTATTCCTATAAAGTTAATGAGAAAACTGTGAAATAGCCAACTCTTAAATTGTTTTTGTCTACATAAAATCCATTTGTACTTATTTAAGTATCTGATGTTAGTTTGCACGTATTTTAGATAGTTTCGCAAGTATCGGATAAAAACTTGCAAGTATTTCAATTGATATCGCAAGTATTTTATTGTTTTCTGCAAGCATTGTAAAAAATTGGGATATAAACACCCACAGGCGGTGACTCAAAAATAAAAAAAAAGCGATACACAGCACACTCTTACTTATTCTTTTCCTTATTATTGCCTTTGTTGTACATTCCGCTTATAGCATCTGGTCTTTTAGTAAAGTAAACGAACTAAAAAAGTCTGATGCTGCAATTATTCTAGGTGCTGCCGTATGGAATGACGAGACTTCACCAGTCTTTCAAGAACGAATCAACCATGGTATATGGCTTTATAAGAATGGATACGTAACTAAACTTATTTTCACAGGAGGCAAGTCAGGAGAAGATTCATATGCCGAGTCTGAAGTAGCACGAGATTATGCCATTGCGAAGAATGTGTCCGAAGAAGATATACTAATAGAAACAAAGTCAAACATAACAGAAGAAAACCTCTACCATGCTAATGTGGTTGCATCAAAAAATAGTTTAAAAACCTTTATCATTGTAAGTGATCCATTACACATGAAGCGTGCTATGTTAATCGCGGATACTATAGGGTTACAATCATATGCTTCACCAACACCCACAACCCTTTATCGATCTTTGGAAAGCAAAGTACCTTTTTTCTTTCGTGAACTATTTTTCTACATAGGCTACCTTTTTACCCTGCCAATCCGTATGTTATAAAACACCTCCCATAAATCTTGGTTTAGGGGGTGAAAAACAACGGAATCAATACATAAAGGAGTATGGATTACTATTAAAGTAGTTCGGTGTGGATTAGAAAACCAATTTCACAAGGCTAATAACAAGGTGAACGCATACTTCGTTTATTGGCCTTATTGAACTAACATTCCCATTAGCTATATATATAGACTTACAAATTCATATTATCTAAATGATGTGAAATAAGTTATTATTTCTTACCTTTTCGTTCCAAAAGTATAGGTGTTATGTTTAGTAAGATAGAAACAATTGTCAAAAACCATAATGCCCTTTCCATACCAGGTACTACATCTAATAAAGCTGACCAATCTTCTGCTTTTACCCACTCCGATACAAGACTGTATTCTGCACAAAGTGTTAATGCTGTAAATGATAATCCCATCGCCATAGCAAGCTTATAATCCTTGCCTGCTGCATACATATAAAGATTTATAAAAGTTACTACTATTGCAATAACCCCTAATATTACCCACATAACTATTCCTCCATAAATTTTTAGTTCTACTGTGCAAAATTATAATATACTTCATATCAATTTTTCGCATTATTTTGTGGACTCTATATATCTACTATTCTATGACAAATTCCATCCTACGAAATCCTAAGTCATAATTTCCGTTTGCTGCTGGTGATATAGTGATTTCATATTCACCAGCAGGAAAACCACTTAAATGAAGTCTATATTCAATTCGTTCATTTGGTTTTAATAATAATGTTCTACCTTCATCGTTTTCCTCAACCAAATCTATGTGTTCTGTTGTTCCATCAAGAGAAACTACGTCTTGGTCAGTCAAATAGTCCAAGGTGTAATTATATTCTAACCAAGTAAGGAACTGTAATTTAGCATTTTCTTTACCCATATTTTCAAGACTGTAAATAAATTCTCTTTTACCATCGACAATGCCGTTATCTATTAATTTGGAATAAATTTTGGGTAGATCATGAGATTTATTATTAGTGTAAATAAATATAATAGCATTAAGTCCAATAATAATTATTGTAAACACTACTAAAAACTTCTTCATACGATTTACCCCTTTCTAAACAATCCCTATAATACTTTGAACCAACCTCTTCCTAAGCACAATTGGAGCTG
This window contains:
- a CDS encoding DUF4177 domain-containing protein; amino-acid sequence: MYEYKFVETTLGGFFTEASQRETIMEHAKDGWRLVQVLPTKYNGHGLPREYEIIFERKLEMID
- a CDS encoding GNAT family N-acetyltransferase; protein product: MIILNEITKENWFKIIQLSSAEDQKNKIFERDIASNCLSLTQASIEGTWTVKAIYDEDTPVGFTMYGYSEELSGYEICRIMIDYRHQGKGFGKQALKLVIDNMIKQFDCAEILLTFHPGNEKAKKLYESVGFKDTGKVINQFVDELIYSYKVNEKTVK
- a CDS encoding YdcF family protein; this encodes MHSTLLLILFLIIAFVVHSAYSIWSFSKVNELKKSDAAIILGAAVWNDETSPVFQERINHGIWLYKNGYVTKLIFTGGKSGEDSYAESEVARDYAIAKNVSEEDILIETKSNITEENLYHANVVASKNSLKTFIIVSDPLHMKRAMLIADTIGLQSYASPTPTTLYRSLESKVPFFFRELFFYIGYLFTLPIRML